In Elaeis guineensis isolate ETL-2024a chromosome 1, EG11, whole genome shotgun sequence, a genomic segment contains:
- the LOC105038319 gene encoding BEL1-like homeodomain protein 1 has translation MATYFHGTPEIQTDGLQTLYLMNPNYVGYSDTAAAAPANMVLLNSMNSLNPINHQQQQHFVGIPLQPTVASHESSRPQPIEVPHDVSTVHGLVPRLHCNLWTPTPASNSIDMASQLGPQRPSTMRQPQQVLSLSLSPREMVAPVPEIAPASTEDKKILGSLSSASGVSSGVSGLQSFLMGSKYLKAAQRLLDEVVNVGLGFKGDPAKGTNSKSPMKSNRESEGTGAGMGEEETSTKRGADLTTAERQELQMKKAKLVNMLDEVEQRYRQYHHQMQIVVTSFEAVAGIGSARTYTALALQTISKQFRCLRDAIAGQIRATSRSLGEEETKSGSSRLRLVDHHLRQQRALQQLGMIQHNAWRPQRGLPERSVSILRAWLFEHFLHPYPKDSDKIMLAKQTGLTRSQVSNWFINARVRLWKPMVEEMYMEEMKDQEQNNTDEKASKSDANENSVSKSSANQENSPTRTGQADSLKTTQDHPTETKVSSVAISPSSLGNDKSHASYYDNEAAMQPRLKKARRVESLQPNAMPHSISFDMKSDETSNRELLMKFMDGQQRAGDQGFSLIAGTASNGGSFGAYPIPDLGRFDSEQFTPRFSGNGVSLTLGLPYCENLSLSGAQPSFLSNESMPSFNNNPSVAHPSNAYESIDIQNRKRFAAQPLPDFVA, from the exons ATGGCTACGTACTTTCATGGCACCCCCGAAATCCAAACTGATGGATTACAGACTCTCTACCTCATGAACCCCAATTATGTTGGATATTCCGACACGGCCGCCGCCGCTCCGGCCAACATGGTCCTCCTGAACTCCATGAATTCTCTAAATCCCATTAACCACCAGCAACAACAACACTTCGTCGGCATCCCGCTCCAACCGACCGTCGCCTCCCACGAATCCAGCCGCCCGCAGCCCATCGAAGTCCCCCATGATGTCTCCACCGTCCATGGTCTAGTCCCCCGCCTCCACTGCAACCTATGGACCCCGACACCGGCGAGCAATTCCATCGACATGGCCTCGCAGTTGGGCCCCCAACGCCCTTCCACCATGCGTCAGCCTCAGCAAGTTCTGTCCCTCAGCCTCTCCCCACGGGAGATGGTCGCCCCGGTGCCGGAGATAGCTCCAGCGAGCACCGAGGATAAGAAGATCCTGGGGTCTTTGTCCTCGGCTTCGGGTGTTTCGAGTGGTGTCTCCGGCTTGCAGAGCTTTTTGATGGGTTCTAAGTACTTGAAGGCAGCTCAACGATTGCTCGACGAGGTGGTAAACGTCGGGCTGGGATTTAAAGGTGATCCGGCGAAGGGGACTAATTCCAAGAGTCCTATGAAGAGCAATAGGGAGTCGGAAGGTACGGGCGCCGGGATGGGGGAGGAGGAGACGAGCACGAAGAGAGGGGCTGATCTCACCACAGCTGAGAGGCAGGAGCTTCAGATGAAGAAGGCAAAGCTTGTTAACATGCTTGATGAG GTGGAACAGAGGTACAGGCAGTACCACCACCAGATGCAAATTGTGGTCACTTCCTTCGAAGCTGTGGCCGGAATCGGATCAGCACGAACATACACCGCCCTCGCTTTACAGACCATATCGAAGCAATTCCGGTGCCTCCGAGATGCTATCGCCGGACAAATTCGGGCtacaagtaggagcttgggggaGGAAGAAACCAAGTCTGGGAGCTCAAGGCTTCGGCTCGTCGACCATCACCTGAGGCAGCAGCGGGCTCTCCAACAGCTTGGAATGATCCAGCACAATGCTTGGAGACCCCAGAGAGGATTGCCTGAGCGCTCTGTTTCCATTCTTCGGGCTTGGCTCTTTGAACACTTCCTCCACCC CTACCCAAAGGATTCAGACAAAATCATGCTTGCGAAACAAACAGGGCTTACTAGGAGTCAG GTCTCGAACTGGTTCATAAATGCAAGGGTCCGACTGTGGAAGCCAATGGTGGAGGAAATGTACATGGAGGAAATGAAGGACCAGGAACAGAACAATACTGATGAGAAAGCTAGCAAGAGTGATGCCAATGAGAACTCAGTCTCCAAGTCCAGCGCAAATCAAGAGAACAGCCCAACAAGAACTGGGCAGGCTGATAGTCTCAAAACAACACAAGACCACCCAACTGAGACGAAGGTTTCTTCGGTCGCTATATCGCCGTCATCCTTAGGAAATGATAAAAGCCATGCTTCCTACTATGACAATGAAGCAGCCATGCAACCAAGGCTAAAGAAGGCAAGAAGGGTTGAATCGCTGCAGCCGAATGCCATGCCGCATTCGATCAGTTTCGATATGAAGTCGGATGAGACGAGCAACCGAGAGCTTTTAATGAAGTTTATGGATGGACAGCAGAGGGCCGGGGACCAAGGCTTTTCCTTGATAGCAGGCACTGCAAGCAATGGTGGCAGTTTTGGGGCTTACCCAATTCCAGACCTTGGAAGGTTCGACTCCGAGCAATTCACACCAAGGTTTTCTGGCAATGGTGTTTCCCTCACTCTTGGGCTCCCATACTGTGAGAACCTCTCTCTCTCGGGAGCACAGCCATCTTTTCTCTCCAATGAGAGCATGCCATCCTTCAACAACAACCCGAGTGTTGCTCATCCTTCAAATGCCTACGAGAGCATTGATATCCAGAACAGAAAGAGGTTTGCAGCTCAGCCACTACCAGACTTTGTAGCTTGA
- the LOC105038320 gene encoding uncharacterized protein: MDRGGGDGWSEAVEDVVERGGVEVATSSLSSPISKRTPPRPTTSASPISNPPMDSPSRPTSSAPGLGSVRRSWTPEFGFRFLLILIKSCSSCSFILNRWDCATVKEKEPSKEEIRVSSPSNNQEDEDGSRLGSHCRPGAPDKALLSQMARRSCLNSDQPDIVTALEPNSGFENKMDARGHHFEDESIGTGDSNEVHSSLNCTFKVCSLFEDDSLLTQLTHNGISFSNCFWLLS; the protein is encoded by the exons ATGGACCGCGGCGGCGGAGATGGGTGGagcgaggcggtggaggacgtgGTGGAGCGGGGCGGCGTCGAGGTGGCGACCTCGAGTCTATCGTCTCCAATCTCGAAACGCACTCCACCCCGTCCGACGACCTCCGCCTCGCCGATCTCCAATCCTCCCATGGATTCTCCCTCGAggccgacgagctccgctccggGATTAGGGTCAGTCCGACGGTCTTGGACGCCAGAATTTGGGTTCCGGTTTTTATTGATTCTGATCaaatcttgttcttcttgttcttttattTTGAATCGATGGGATTGTGCAACGGTCAAGGAGAAAGAACCATCGAAAGAAGAAATTAGGGTTTCCAGTCCTTCAAACAACCAAGAAGACGAAGATG GGAGCAGATTGGGAAGCCATTGCCGACCGGGGGCACCAGATAAGGCGTTGCTCTCCCAAATGGCGAGGAGAAGCTGTTTGAATAGCGATCAGCCTGACATTGTGACCGCCTTAGAACCCAATTCGGGGTTCGAGAATAAAATGGATGCTCGTGGGCATCATTTTGAGGATGAGTCGATCGGAACTGGAGACT CAAACGAGGTTCACAGCAGCCTTAACTGCACATTCAAAGTATGTTCACTTTTTGAGGATGACAGTCTGTTGACCCAGCTCACCCACAATggtatctccttttcaaattgcTTCTGGTTACTATCTTAG